A single genomic interval of Verrucomicrobiota bacterium harbors:
- the rplU gene encoding 50S ribosomal protein L21 yields the protein MTYAIFKTGGKQYRVSEGDKLDVEFLASVQAGDKTSFDQVLFVSNEGQASVGTPVVEGAKVEAEVVDQIRAKKVINYKFKRRKGYHRTKGHRRQLTKVQITGISA from the coding sequence ATGACCTACGCGATTTTCAAAACCGGCGGCAAGCAATACCGCGTCTCTGAAGGAGACAAGCTGGACGTGGAGTTTCTCGCTTCGGTCCAGGCGGGCGACAAAACGAGTTTCGACCAGGTGCTTTTCGTCTCGAATGAAGGGCAAGCTTCGGTCGGGACCCCGGTGGTGGAGGGCGCCAAAGTGGAAGCGGAAGTCGTCGATCAAATCCGCGCCAAGAAAGTCATCAACTACAAGTTCAAGCGCCGGAAGGGCTACCACCGCACCAAGGGCCATCGTCGCCAGCTGACCAAAGTCCAAATCACCGGCATTTCCGCTTAA
- the rpmA gene encoding 50S ribosomal protein L27: MAHKKGQGSVKNGRDSNSKRLGVKKFGGEQVIAGNILIRQKGTKWVPGVNVGLGRDFTIFALSDGVVRFDKKGRRINVDQAEAVAS, encoded by the coding sequence ATGGCTCACAAAAAGGGACAAGGCTCCGTCAAGAACGGGCGCGATAGCAACAGCAAGCGGCTGGGCGTGAAAAAATTCGGGGGGGAGCAGGTCATCGCCGGCAACATTCTCATCCGCCAGAAGGGCACGAAGTGGGTGCCTGGGGTCAACGTCGGGCTCGGACGAGATTTCACCATCTTCGCCCTTTCGGACGGAGTCGTTCGATTTGACAAAAAAGGCCGCCGGATTAACGTAGATCAAGCTGAGGCAGTCGCCTCCTAA